One region of Fragaria vesca subsp. vesca linkage group LG4, FraVesHawaii_1.0, whole genome shotgun sequence genomic DNA includes:
- the LOC101302544 gene encoding uncharacterized protein LOC101302544: protein MADPSIFGKIERDYEQALIALKKGTQLIKYSRKGKPKLCPFRLSADETTLVWLSHGEERLLKLSTVNRIIPGQRTAVFRRYLRPEKDYLSFSLLYNNGERSLDLICKDKAEVEVWIAGLKSLITPGQQQRNRRTKSEISDFQDGTESVSGRSYGAFLDYAPSTSHGRVSVDSRESVSFGSSDVGTERANMQLRTSTGDGFRISVSSTPSCSSGGSGPDDVESLGDVYVWGEIWSDGNVSDGSANVIPVKTDVLIPKPLESNVVLDVHQIACGVRHIALVTRQGEVFTWGEESGGRLGHGIDRDFSRPRLVEFLALNNIELVACGEYHSCAVSMSGDLFTWGDGTHNAGLLGHGTDVSHWIPKRITGSLEGLQVMSVACGTWHSALATSNGKLFTFGDGKFGVLGHGDRESVTYPKEVQLLSGLKTIKVACGVWHTAAIVEVMGQAGVNVSSRKLFTWGDGDKHRLGHGSKDTYLLPTCVSSLIDYNFHQLACGHTMTIALTTSGHVFTMGGTAYGQLGNPSSDGKAPCLVQDKLVGEFVEEISCGAYHVAVLTSRSEVFTWGRGANGRLGHGDTEDKRTPTLVEALKDRHVKSISCGSNFTSSICIHKWVSGADQSVCSGCRQAFGFTRKRHNCYNCGLVHCHACSSKKALRAALAPTPGKPHRVCDSCYAKLKSAEAGSSSSVNRRATINRSMDRDGLSRGETRSSRILLPPIIEPVKYLEIKSMKAGGRSESPSIVRASQVPSLLQLKDIAFPSSLSVLQNALRPNIPVTPQSSTPNSRSSSPYARRPSPPRSTTPIFSRSVIDSLRRTNDSLTHEVSKLQNQVRSLKQRCDTQDLEIRKLHKNAKQVGTVAEEQFSKCRAAKELVKSITEQMKEFAERLPHEVSDNDNFKSLLAEADEFINTSSGRSSLELGQLGAPDRPSSAHGSSKREDNRADDHVVSADHQSSSGSSSKLPESSTTRTEGQREVIEQFEPGVYVTLVQLPNGARAFRRVKFSKRRFSSQQAEEWWTNNKERLLKRYSQPRTNHLPPSVPSSSGTTEHPEDQNSEAASSSTQNNSEAASTSNENSAEAVSSSNENNPAETPSSSNENNPETASSSNQNNPEAASASDT, encoded by the exons GCACTCATTGCATTAAAAAAAGGAACCCAGTTAATTAAGTATAGCCGGAAGGGAAAGCCAAAGCTTTGTCCATTCAGACTTTCTGCG GATGAAACCACTCTAGTCTGGTTATCACACGGAGAAGAGCGACTTCTGAAATTATCTACGGTCAACAGAATTATACCCGGACAGAGAACA GCTGTGTTTAGAAGATATTTGCGTCCAGAAAAGGATTACTTGTCATTTTCTCTTCTATATAATAATGGTGAACGTTCACTTGATCTG ATCTGCAAGGATAAAGCTGAGGTAGAGGTATGGATTGCTGGCCTTAAGTCACTTATTACTCCAGGACAGCAGCAACGTAATAGGCGTACAAAGAGTGAAATTAGCGAT TTTCAGGACGGGACCGAATCTGTTAGTGGCCGTTCTTATGGAGCGTTCTTAGATTACGCTCCAAGCACTTCCCATGGTAGGGTATCAGTTGACTCTCGTGAATCAGTGAGTTTTGGAAGCTCAGATGTGGGTACAGAACGAGCAAATATGCAACTAAGAACAAGTACAGGAGATGGTTTTCGAATTAGTGTTTCAAGCACTCCTAGTTGTTCAAGTGGAGGGTCTGGACCTGATGACGTAGAATCACTAGGAGATGTTTATGTGTGGGGAGAGATCTGGTCTGATGGAAATGTATCGGATGGGTCTGCAAATGTAATCCCTGTAAAAACTGATGTTCTGATTCCAAAGCCCTTGGAGTCGAATGTTGTTCTCGATGTACATCAAATTGCTTGTGGTGTTAGACATATTGCTCTCGTAACAAGGCAAGGTGAAGTTTTCACCTGGGGAGAGGAATCTGGGGGACGACTTGGTCATGGGATTGATAGAGACTTCAGTCGTCCTCGCCTTGTTGAGTTTTTGGCTCTTAATAATATAGAACTCGTTGCATGCGGTGAGTATCATTCATGTGCTGTATCTATGTCTGGTGATTTATTTACTTGGGGTGATGGCACGCATAATGCTGGACTTCTTGGTCATGGCACTGATGTTAGCCACTGGATACCTAAAAGGATCACTGGTTCTTTAGAAGGACTACAGGTTATGTCGGTTGCATGTGGCACATGGCATTCAGCTTTGGCAACTTCTAATGGCAAACTCTTTACATTCGGAGATGGAAAATTTGGAGTTTTGGGACATGGAGATCGAGAGAGTGTTACATATCCAAAGGAGGTGCAGTTATTGAGTGGACTGAAGACTATAAAAGTAGCATGTGGTGTTTGGCATACTGCAGCTATTGTAGAGGTTATGGGACAGGCTGGTGTGAATGTTTCATCTCGAAAGCTTTTCACTTGGGGTGATGGTGATAAACATCGTTTAGGTCATGGAAGCAAGGACACATATCTTCTTCCTACCTGTGTCTCTTCACTCATCGACTATAATTTTCACCAGCTAGCATGTGGACACACAATGACTATTGCCCTCACCACATCTGGTCATGTATTTACCATGGGTGGTACTGCATATGGTCAACTAGGAAATCCTAGTTCAGATGGAAAAGCACCTTGCTTAGTACAGGATAAATTGGTAGGTGAGTTTGTTGAAGAAATATCATGTGGAGCATACCATGTTGCTGTCTTGACATCGAGAAGTGAAGTATTCACATGGGGCAGAGGTGCTAATGGAAGACTGGGACATGGGGACACCGAAGATAAGAGAACACCAACTTTGGTTGAGGCTCTGAAGGATAGGCATGTCAAAAGCATATCATGTGGCTCAAACTTTACGTCTAGTATATGCATCCATAAATGGGTTTCCGGAGCTGATCAATCTGTTTGCTCAGGTTGTCGACAGGCATTTGGGTTTACTAGGAAGCGGCATAATTGTTATAATTGTGGACTAGTCCATTGCCATGCTTGTAGTTCTAAAAAAGCACTGAGAGCTGCATTGGCTCCCACTCCTGGAAAACCGCATCGCGTATGTGATTCTTGTTATGCAAAGCTTAAATCTGCTGAGGCGGGTAGTTCTAGTTCTGTTAATAGGAGAGCTACAATCAACCGTTCAATGGACAGAGATGGTCTTAGTAGAGGAGAGACTAGATCTTCAAGGATACTGCTTCCTCCCATCATAGAACCAGTGAAATATCTTGAGATCAAGTCAATGAAGGCAGGGGGCAGATCTGAATCTCCTTCTATAGTTAGGGCTTCCCAAGTTCCATCCCTTTTACAACTGAAAGATATTGCATTTCCAAGTTCATTGAGTGTTCTTCAAAATGCTTTGAGGCCTAATATACCAGTAACACCTCAGTCTAGCACTCCAAATTCAAGATCTAGTTCACCATATGCAAGGAGACCAAGCCCTCCACGTTCTACAACTCCTATATTTTCTAGGAGTGTTATTGATAGTCTTAGAAGGACAAATGACAGTCTGACTCACGAAGTATCAAAGTTACAAAACCAA GTCAGAAGTCTGAAGCAGAGGTGTGATACTCAAGATCTGGAGATTCGGAAACTACATAAAAATGCTAAACAAGTTGGTACAGTAGCAGAAGAACAATTCTCAAAGTGTAGAGCCGCGAAGGAACTTGTCAAGTCCATCACAGAACAG ATGAAGGAATTTGCTGAGAGGTTACCTCATGAGGTTTCTGATAACGACAACTTCAAATCATTGCTTGCTGAAGCAGATGAGTTTATAAACACAAGCAGTGGAAGATCAAGCTTAGAGCTTGGCCAACTAGGTGCACCTGATAGGCCTTCCTCAGCACATGGGTCTTCTAAAAGGGAAGATAACAGAGCGGATGACCATGTAGTGTCTGCTGACCATCAAAGCAGCTCAGGTAGTTCGTCTAAGTTACCAGAATCTTCAACAACGCGGACCGAAGGACAAAGGGAAGTCATTGAACAATTTGAACCAGGTGTTTATGTAACTCTGGTTCAACTACCAAATGGTGCTAGAGCTTTCCGACGTGTTAAATTCAG TAAACGGAGGTTTAGTTCGCAACAGGCAGAAGAATGGTGGACTAACAACAAAGAAAGGCTACTTAAAAGATACAGTCAACCAAGGACAAATCATCTTCCTCCAAGTGTACCATCATCATCCGGCACTACAGAACATCCTGAGGATCAAAATTCTGAGGCAGCCTCATCTTCAACTCAAAACAATTCTGAGGCAGCATCGACTTCAAATGAAAATAGTGCTGAGGCAGTCTCATCTTCAAACGAAAACAATCCTGCTGAGACACCCTCATCTTCAAATGAAAACAATCCTGAGACAGCCTCATCCTCAAATCAAAACAATCCTGAGGCAGCCTCAGCTTCTGATACATAG
- the LOC101303109 gene encoding uncharacterized protein LOC101303109 → MDSLQGFGSPSDTNSSSSSINLNSSCSSSSNPSSPTATLSRYENQKRRDWNTFGQYLRNHRPPLSLPRCSGAHVLEFLRYLDQFGKTKVHTQMCPFFGHPNPPAPCPCPLRQAWGSLDALIGRLRAAFEENGGKPEANPFGARAVRLYLREVRDSQAKARGISYGKKKRKRPPQSSARTSLMPTTPPPAPPPPSSASQ, encoded by the coding sequence ATGGATTCACTTCAAGGATTTGGTAGCCCTTCAGATACAAACAGTTCCTCAAGCAGCATCAACCTCAACTCTTCTTGCTCATCCTCCTCAAACCCAAGCTCCCCTACTGCCACTCTCAGCCGCTACGAAAATCAAAAGCGGCGAGACTGGAACACCTTCGGTCAGTACCTCAGAAACCACCGGCCGCCGTTGTCCCTGCCCCGGTGCAGCGGGGCCCACGTTCTGGAGTTCCTGAGGTACCTTGACCAGTTTGGGAAGACCAAAGTCCACACCCAAATGTGTCCCTTCTTTGGGCACCCAAACCCTCCTGCGCCCTGCCCCTGCCCTCTGCGCCAAGCTTGGGGCAGCCTTGACGCCCTCATCGGCCGCCTCCGTGCCGCCTTTGAAGAGAACGGCGGGAAGCCTGAGGCAAACCCTTTTGGGGCTAGAGCGGTGAGGCTCTATCTTCGTGAGGTTCGTGATTCTCAGGCCAAAGCTAGAGGGATCAGCTATGGCAAGAAGAAGCGTAAGAGGCCACCACAGTCATCGGCTAGAACTAGTCTAATGCCAACAACTCCTCCTCCAGCTCCTCCTCCTCCTAGTAGTGCAAGTCAGTAA